One window from the genome of Rhodopseudomonas sp. P2A-2r encodes:
- a CDS encoding DUF2147 domain-containing protein, giving the protein MTFRFRMLIATLGMLAMSSVAQAQSAEDATGVWLTEKGDARVRVSRCGGNLCGAIVSLRDKLDPATGKPAVDDKNPDPALRNRSMIGVQLFFGMKPVGPNKWSGQIYNSDDGRMYDSNVSVTGPTALRVEGCVGAICGGELWSKSAR; this is encoded by the coding sequence ATGACTTTCAGATTCAGGATGCTGATCGCAACGCTGGGCATGCTAGCGATGTCCAGTGTTGCGCAGGCGCAGTCTGCCGAAGATGCGACCGGTGTCTGGCTTACGGAAAAAGGAGACGCGCGGGTTCGCGTGTCCCGTTGCGGCGGCAATCTGTGCGGCGCGATCGTTTCGCTACGCGACAAGCTCGATCCGGCCACCGGGAAGCCGGCTGTCGACGACAAAAATCCCGATCCCGCTTTGCGTAACCGGTCGATGATCGGTGTTCAGCTGTTCTTCGGCATGAAGCCGGTCGGCCCCAACAAGTGGTCCGGACAGATCTACAATTCCGACGACGGCAGGATGTACGACAGCAACGTGTCGGTTACCGGACCCACAGCGCTGCGGGTCGAGGGCTGCGTCGGCGCAATCTGCGGCGGCGAGCTCTGGAGCAAATCGGCGCGCTGA
- a CDS encoding HlyD family secretion protein encodes MKLDWKRWLLAGLLVIVAGGGYYAWHRFGGNQLPPGIGSGNGRIEATEIDISTKAAGRIREILVAEGDFVSAGQVLARMDTDQLEAQRRQANAQLHRAKVSIDTANSLVKQREAERTAAVAVLAQRDAQLDTLQRKLTRSEQLITSSAVSQQVLDDDRANAQGGKAAVAAAQAQIAASEAAISAARAQVIDAGAAVDAAQAAIDSITVEINDSTLKSPRDGRVQYRVAQPGEVLAAGGRVLNLVDLGDVYMTFFLPTTQAGQVSLGADVRLVLDALPQVVIPAKATFVADVAQFTPKTVETEEERLKLMFRVKAHIPPELLRKYIQRVKTGLPGMAYVRLDPKAEWPKSLNGTLAQ; translated from the coding sequence CTGAAACTGGACTGGAAACGCTGGCTGCTGGCCGGCCTGCTCGTCATCGTTGCCGGCGGCGGCTACTACGCCTGGCATCGATTTGGCGGGAACCAGCTGCCGCCCGGAATTGGCAGCGGCAATGGTCGCATCGAGGCGACCGAAATCGATATTTCCACCAAAGCCGCCGGGCGAATTCGCGAGATCCTGGTCGCGGAGGGCGACTTCGTCTCGGCCGGCCAGGTGCTGGCGCGGATGGACACCGACCAGCTGGAGGCACAGCGTCGCCAGGCGAACGCACAGTTGCACCGGGCCAAGGTCAGCATCGACACCGCCAACAGCCTGGTGAAGCAAAGGGAAGCCGAACGAACCGCGGCGGTTGCCGTGCTGGCGCAGCGCGATGCCCAGCTCGACACGCTGCAAAGAAAACTCACGCGCTCCGAGCAATTGATCACCAGCAGCGCCGTGTCACAGCAGGTGCTCGACGATGACCGCGCCAATGCCCAAGGCGGCAAGGCCGCGGTGGCTGCAGCGCAGGCCCAGATCGCCGCCTCGGAGGCAGCCATCAGCGCCGCGCGGGCACAGGTGATCGACGCCGGCGCCGCAGTCGATGCGGCGCAGGCGGCCATCGACAGCATTACGGTCGAGATCAACGACAGCACGCTGAAATCGCCGCGGGACGGACGCGTGCAATACCGCGTGGCGCAGCCCGGCGAAGTGCTCGCTGCCGGGGGACGGGTGCTCAACCTGGTCGATCTCGGCGATGTTTACATGACCTTCTTCCTGCCGACGACGCAGGCCGGACAAGTCTCCCTGGGCGCCGACGTTCGCCTGGTGCTGGACGCGCTGCCGCAGGTGGTGATTCCCGCCAAGGCCACCTTCGTCGCCGACGTCGCCCAGTTCACGCCCAAGACCGTGGAGACTGAAGAAGAACGCCTCAAGCTGATGTTCCGGGTCAAGGCGCACATCCCGCCGGAACTGCTGCGCAAATATATCCAGCGGGTGAAGACCGGCCTGCCCGGCATGGCCTATGTGCGGCTCGATCCCAAAGCGGAGTGGCCGAAAAGCCTGAACGGAACGCTGGCGCAATGA
- the rbbA gene encoding ribosome-associated ATPase/putative transporter RbbA, whose product MNESTAQGAPAPAVRLDAVGLSYGKILALDSITLDLPAGCMVGLIGPDGVGKSSLLSLIAGARAIQSGHIETLGADMADARLRMQTCPRIAYMPQGLGKNLYPTLSVFENIDFFGRLFGHGKRERERRIRELLHSTGLAPFAERPAGKLSGGMKQKLGLCCALIHDPDLLILDEPTTGVDPLSRRQFWELIDGIRAARPGMSVIVATAYMEEAAGFDHLVAMNAGRALATGAPAELLRQTGATTLDAAFIALLPEEDRRDYKEVVIPPRPAALDGDVAIEAEHLTMRFHDFTAVDDVSFRIGRGEIFGFLGSNGCGKTTTMKMLTGLLPATGGIAKLFGNLIDSTDMEVRRRVGYMSQAFSLYSELTVRQNLELHARLFRMDPAAIPARIAEMVQRFDLAAVLDSLPDPLPLGVRQRLSLAVAMIHSPDILILDEPTSGVDPVARDGFWQILSHLSRNDNVTIFISTHFMNEAERCDRISLMHAGKVLVSDTPAAIKKVRVTATLEQAFIAYLQDAMGRADAAPAETGASTADSAVQQPLAPAHSGSKRWFDLRRMLAYTRRETLELRRDPIRATLAMIGSVLLMFVIGYGLNLDLENLTFAALDRDDSTISRDYILQIAGSRYFREAAAITDYADLDRRMRTGELSLAIEIPPGFGRDVARGKNVEIGAWIDGAMPVRAETARGYVQAMHLSWLTQKARELYGNAATAGSFQIALRYRYNPDIKSLVAMAPAVIPLLLLMIPAMLAVLSVVREKELGSIINFYVTPVTRLEFLVGKQIPYVALAMLNFLLLTAFAMFAFQVPFTGSFPTFAAGAFLYVIVTTGMGLVISTFMSSQIAAIFGTALLTLIPAIQYSGLIDPVSSLQGAGAVIGRIYPTTYFVNITRGTFSKGLGISELAGSFWPLLITIPILLALGAALLRKQAD is encoded by the coding sequence ATGAACGAGTCGACCGCACAGGGAGCACCAGCGCCGGCGGTGCGCCTCGACGCGGTGGGACTCAGCTACGGCAAGATCCTGGCGCTCGATTCCATCACCCTGGACCTCCCCGCCGGCTGCATGGTCGGCTTGATCGGTCCGGACGGTGTCGGCAAATCCAGCCTGCTGTCGCTGATCGCCGGCGCGCGCGCGATCCAGAGCGGCCATATCGAAACGCTGGGCGCCGACATGGCCGATGCCCGCCTGCGCATGCAGACCTGCCCTCGCATCGCCTATATGCCGCAGGGACTCGGCAAGAACCTCTATCCGACGTTGTCGGTGTTCGAGAACATCGACTTCTTCGGCCGGCTGTTCGGGCATGGCAAACGTGAGCGCGAACGCCGGATCCGCGAGTTGCTGCACAGCACGGGGCTGGCTCCGTTCGCCGAACGGCCGGCGGGCAAGCTGTCCGGCGGCATGAAGCAGAAGCTCGGCCTGTGCTGCGCGCTGATCCACGATCCCGACCTGCTGATCCTCGACGAGCCCACCACCGGCGTCGATCCGCTGTCACGCCGTCAGTTCTGGGAGCTGATCGACGGCATTCGCGCCGCACGGCCGGGCATGAGTGTCATTGTCGCCACCGCCTATATGGAAGAGGCCGCCGGCTTCGATCATCTGGTGGCCATGAATGCCGGCCGCGCGCTGGCGACCGGCGCGCCTGCCGAGTTGCTGCGGCAGACCGGTGCCACAACGCTCGACGCCGCGTTCATCGCCCTGCTCCCTGAAGAAGATCGCCGCGACTACAAGGAAGTGGTGATCCCGCCGCGACCCGCGGCCCTGGACGGCGACGTCGCCATCGAGGCCGAGCATCTCACCATGCGCTTCCACGACTTCACCGCCGTCGACGATGTCAGCTTTCGCATTGGACGCGGCGAGATCTTCGGCTTTCTCGGCTCCAACGGCTGCGGCAAGACCACCACCATGAAGATGCTGACCGGGCTGCTGCCGGCCACCGGAGGCATCGCAAAACTGTTCGGTAATCTCATCGATTCCACCGACATGGAGGTGCGGCGCCGCGTCGGCTACATGTCACAGGCATTCTCGCTGTATTCCGAACTGACGGTGCGGCAGAATCTCGAGCTGCACGCGCGCCTGTTCCGGATGGATCCCGCCGCGATTCCCGCACGGATCGCGGAGATGGTGCAGCGGTTCGATCTGGCAGCCGTGCTGGACTCCCTGCCCGATCCGCTGCCGCTCGGCGTGCGCCAGCGGCTGTCGCTGGCGGTGGCGATGATCCATTCGCCGGACATCCTCATCCTCGACGAACCGACCTCCGGCGTCGATCCGGTGGCGCGAGACGGCTTCTGGCAGATCCTGTCCCACCTGTCGCGCAACGACAACGTCACGATCTTCATCTCCACCCACTTCATGAACGAGGCGGAGCGCTGCGATCGCATCTCGCTGATGCATGCGGGCAAGGTGCTGGTCAGCGACACGCCGGCGGCGATCAAGAAGGTTCGCGTCACGGCGACACTTGAGCAGGCGTTCATTGCCTATCTGCAGGATGCCATGGGACGAGCGGATGCTGCGCCAGCGGAGACCGGCGCATCCACGGCCGACTCGGCGGTTCAGCAACCCTTGGCCCCCGCGCACAGCGGCAGCAAGCGATGGTTCGATCTGCGCCGCATGCTGGCCTACACCAGGCGCGAGACGCTAGAACTGCGCCGCGATCCGATCCGCGCCACGCTCGCCATGATTGGCAGCGTCCTCCTGATGTTCGTCATCGGCTACGGCCTGAATCTCGACCTCGAGAACCTCACTTTCGCCGCGCTCGACCGCGACGACTCCACCATCAGCCGGGACTACATCCTGCAGATCGCCGGCTCCCGCTATTTCAGGGAGGCCGCGGCCATCACCGACTATGCCGATCTCGACCGCCGCATGCGCACCGGCGAGTTGAGCCTGGCGATCGAAATCCCGCCCGGCTTCGGACGCGACGTGGCGCGTGGCAAGAATGTCGAGATCGGCGCCTGGATCGACGGCGCCATGCCGGTGCGCGCGGAAACCGCGCGCGGCTATGTGCAGGCCATGCATCTCTCCTGGCTGACCCAGAAGGCCCGCGAACTCTACGGCAACGCCGCAACCGCCGGGAGTTTCCAGATCGCGCTGCGCTACCGCTACAATCCCGACATCAAGAGCCTGGTGGCGATGGCGCCGGCCGTGATTCCGCTTCTGTTGCTGATGATCCCGGCGATGCTCGCGGTGCTCAGCGTGGTCCGCGAGAAGGAGCTCGGATCGATCATCAATTTCTACGTCACCCCGGTCACGCGGCTCGAATTCCTGGTAGGCAAGCAGATTCCCTATGTCGCACTGGCGATGTTGAACTTCCTGCTGCTGACGGCCTTCGCGATGTTCGCCTTTCAGGTACCGTTCACCGGCAGTTTCCCCACCTTCGCCGCCGGCGCGTTCCTCTATGTCATCGTCACCACTGGCATGGGACTGGTGATCTCGACCTTCATGAGCAGCCAGATCGCGGCGATCTTCGGCACCGCGCTGCTGACCCTGATCCCCGCCATCCAGTATTCCGGCCTGATCGATCCGGTGTCGTCGCTGCAGGGCGCCGGCGCCGTCATCGGGCGAATCTACCCGACCACCTATTTCGTCAACATCACCCGCGGCACGTTTTCAAAGGGCCTTGGCATTTCCGAGCTGGCCGGTTCGTTCTGGCCGCTACTGATCACCATCCCGATCCTGCTGGCTCTCGGCGCGGCGCTCCTCAGGAAGCAGGCGGACTGA
- a CDS encoding ABC transporter permease yields the protein MRLANILELGVKELRGLARDSMLLFLIGYAFTFSIYTASKALPETLNQAAIAIVDEDQSPVSSRIITAFTPPYFSSPSLISQRQMDSRMDAGIDTFALDIPPNFQRDLLAGKSPTIQLNIDATRMTQAFSGGGYIQSIVTSEVTEFLKHYRAPTTVAVDLALRVRFNAQLNKGWFGAVSEVITAITMLSIILTGAALIREREHGTLEHLLVMPVTPFEIMASKIWSMGLVVLLASSASLLFVVQGFLAVPIQGSMLLFLLGATLQLFATTCMGIFLATMAGTMPQFGLLLMLILLPLQALSGAMTPRESMPEVIQYIMLAAPNTHFVIMAQAILFRGAGLDVVWPQLAALFGIGGILFFFSLRRFRQFLQ from the coding sequence ATGCGGCTGGCCAACATCCTCGAACTCGGCGTCAAGGAACTGCGCGGGCTGGCCCGCGATTCGATGTTGCTGTTTCTGATCGGCTACGCCTTCACATTCTCGATCTACACCGCCTCGAAGGCGCTGCCGGAAACCCTCAACCAGGCGGCCATCGCCATCGTCGACGAGGACCAGTCGCCGGTGTCATCGCGCATCATCACAGCATTCACTCCGCCGTATTTTTCGAGTCCCAGCCTGATCAGCCAGCGGCAGATGGACAGCCGCATGGACGCTGGCATCGACACCTTTGCGCTCGACATCCCGCCGAACTTCCAGCGCGACCTGCTGGCCGGCAAGTCGCCGACCATCCAGCTCAACATCGACGCCACCCGCATGACCCAGGCGTTCTCCGGCGGCGGCTATATCCAGTCGATCGTTACCAGCGAGGTCACGGAGTTTCTCAAGCACTACCGGGCTCCGACCACGGTGGCCGTCGACCTGGCGTTGCGGGTGCGTTTCAACGCCCAGCTCAACAAAGGCTGGTTCGGCGCCGTCAGCGAGGTCATCACCGCGATCACCATGTTGTCGATCATCCTGACCGGCGCCGCCCTGATCCGCGAACGCGAGCACGGCACCCTCGAACACCTGCTGGTGATGCCGGTGACGCCGTTCGAGATCATGGCGAGCAAGATCTGGTCGATGGGCCTGGTCGTCCTGCTGGCGTCCAGCGCCTCGCTGCTGTTCGTCGTGCAGGGCTTTCTCGCCGTCCCGATCCAGGGATCGATGCTGCTGTTTCTGCTCGGCGCAACGCTGCAGCTGTTCGCCACCACCTGCATGGGCATCTTCCTGGCGACCATGGCCGGCACGATGCCGCAGTTCGGCCTGCTGCTGATGCTGATCCTGCTGCCGCTGCAGGCGCTGTCCGGCGCCATGACGCCGCGCGAGAGCATGCCGGAGGTCATCCAGTACATCATGCTCGCGGCGCCCAATACGCACTTCGTGATCATGGCACAGGCGATCCTGTTCCGCGGCGCAGGCCTCGACGTGGTGTGGCCACAGCTCGCCGCGCTGTTCGGCATCGGCGGCATCCTGTTCTTCTTTTCGCTGCGGCGGTTCAGGCAATTTCTGCAATGA
- a CDS encoding alkaline phosphatase D family protein: MVATISSYARPTRRQFLSRSASSAALAGIGCIAAPFLSRAADRPNISCGLQSGDVSSDKAVVWARADRAACMQVDYATTESFHNILGSRRVDALPESDFTAKLLLDGLPPGQDIFYRVRFDDIADGRFAGETQVGHFRTAPAVMRSISFVWSGDTVGQGWGIDPARGGLRSYRTMLDNRPDFFIHSGDHIYADCPIEAELKLPDGGIWRNIVTEEKSVVAHSLAQFRGNYKYNLLDDNLRAFNAQIPILAQWDDHEVTNDWSPIGSVDESGYDEHGVSRLVSRARQAFHEFIPMRGQPEQGGRVYRKVEYGPLLDVFLLDMRSYRDSTWNKGDERDPAFILGPVQLAWLKRELAASNATWKVITADLPIGLISLDAIALGDGPPSRREHEIADLLSFIKHAGVVNTVWLTADMHYTAAHYYDPNRAVFQDFAPFWEFVSGPLHAGTWAPGELDNTFGPEVRYEKGCSATQGENLAPCFGLQFFGHVSIDGGTEAMTVTLKDVDGRALWSVQIPPKPDARTGPVLSQHF; this comes from the coding sequence ATGGTCGCAACGATATCCAGCTATGCAAGGCCGACACGACGCCAGTTCCTGTCGCGTTCGGCCTCATCGGCCGCGCTGGCCGGGATCGGCTGCATCGCCGCGCCGTTTCTCAGCCGCGCGGCGGACCGCCCCAACATCAGTTGCGGCCTGCAGTCCGGCGACGTCTCGAGCGACAAGGCCGTGGTCTGGGCGCGCGCCGACCGCGCCGCGTGCATGCAGGTCGACTACGCCACCACCGAGAGCTTCCACAATATCCTCGGCTCGCGCCGGGTCGATGCACTGCCCGAGAGCGATTTCACCGCCAAGCTGCTGCTCGACGGGTTGCCGCCCGGCCAGGACATTTTCTATCGCGTGCGATTCGACGACATCGCGGACGGTCGTTTCGCCGGCGAAACGCAGGTCGGGCATTTCAGGACCGCGCCTGCCGTGATGCGGTCGATCTCGTTCGTGTGGTCGGGCGATACGGTGGGGCAGGGCTGGGGCATCGATCCCGCCCGCGGCGGCCTGCGCAGCTACCGCACCATGCTGGACAACCGGCCGGACTTCTTCATCCATTCCGGCGATCACATCTATGCGGATTGCCCGATCGAGGCCGAACTGAAGCTGCCGGACGGCGGCATCTGGCGGAATATTGTGACGGAGGAAAAATCCGTCGTGGCCCATAGCCTCGCGCAGTTCCGCGGCAACTACAAATACAACCTGCTCGACGACAACCTGCGTGCCTTCAACGCGCAGATTCCGATCCTCGCGCAATGGGACGACCACGAGGTCACCAACGACTGGTCGCCGATCGGATCGGTCGACGAGAGCGGCTACGACGAGCACGGCGTCTCGCGACTGGTGTCACGCGCGCGTCAGGCCTTCCACGAATTCATCCCGATGCGAGGGCAGCCGGAGCAGGGCGGTCGGGTCTATCGCAAGGTCGAATACGGCCCGCTGCTCGACGTGTTTCTGCTCGACATGCGCTCCTATCGCGACTCCACCTGGAACAAGGGCGACGAGCGGGATCCGGCCTTCATCCTCGGTCCGGTGCAACTGGCGTGGCTGAAGCGCGAACTGGCGGCGTCGAATGCAACGTGGAAAGTGATCACCGCGGACCTGCCGATCGGGCTGATCAGCCTCGACGCCATCGCGCTCGGCGACGGGCCGCCGTCACGGCGCGAGCACGAGATCGCGGATCTCCTGTCGTTCATCAAACACGCCGGTGTCGTGAACACCGTCTGGCTGACCGCGGACATGCACTACACCGCCGCGCATTACTACGATCCGAACCGCGCGGTCTTCCAGGACTTCGCGCCGTTCTGGGAATTCGTCTCCGGGCCGCTGCACGCCGGAACCTGGGCTCCCGGCGAGCTCGACAATACGTTCGGGCCCGAAGTGAGATACGAAAAGGGCTGCAGCGCGACCCAGGGCGAGAACCTGGCGCCCTGCTTCGGGCTGCAGTTCTTCGGCCATGTCAGCATCGACGGCGGCACCGAAGCGATGACAGTCACGCTGAAAGACGTCGATGGCCGCGCGCTGTGGTCGGTGCAGATTCCGCCGAAGCCGGACGCCAGGACTGGCCCGGTGCTGTCGCAGCACTTCTAG
- a CDS encoding GNAT family N-acetyltransferase, translating into MDTTIPSENSPPIVVRPSRDTDVEAMLAIYRRHIRQGIDEGVSDGETPQPDDLRDRRKNLKSRRFPHLVATRGGEVVGYAYVVLFRKRPAYRFTVKHSIYIHDEHVGHGIGQRLMRELIDVCAAAGFRQMIGYIDADNTASLGLHDKFGFARVGLLPGIAYRHGRWADTIMVQRSLATGSTTPPPVPLFGR; encoded by the coding sequence ATGGACACCACAATACCCAGCGAAAACAGTCCCCCGATTGTCGTGCGGCCGTCCCGCGACACGGATGTCGAGGCCATGCTGGCGATCTACCGTCGCCATATCCGCCAAGGCATCGACGAAGGCGTGAGCGACGGCGAGACGCCGCAGCCCGACGACCTGCGCGACCGCCGCAAGAACCTGAAGAGCCGCCGCTTCCCGCATCTGGTGGCGACGCGGGGCGGCGAAGTCGTCGGCTATGCCTATGTGGTGCTGTTCCGCAAGCGACCGGCCTATCGCTTCACCGTCAAGCACTCGATCTATATCCATGACGAGCATGTCGGCCACGGCATCGGGCAACGCCTGATGCGGGAGCTGATCGACGTCTGCGCCGCGGCGGGCTTCCGGCAGATGATCGGTTACATCGATGCCGACAACACCGCCTCGCTCGGGCTGCACGACAAGTTCGGCTTCGCCAGGGTAGGATTGCTGCCGGGCATTGCCTATCGACACGGCCGCTGGGCCGATACGATCATGGTCCAGCGCTCGCTTGCCACCGGCTCCACGACACCTCCGCCCGTGCCGCTGTTCGGACGGTGA
- a CDS encoding RMD1 family protein: MIDSELTGRISVHALHLGDRINTSGYEGDIISANPLAVRAGARGAAILFRYGVAVLVGLTAAEEAAFLDSVAGRILGRIGQAEEESTTVEIAGGADDQIAAGGPIKLGDMSSPRILIVADVLAKSVALASDEREVTKVFGIIEPFAAELATRGRTRRNRTEILKLIGNALLVQHRVSGRVAVAEKPDALWDRPDLERLYARLEDEYELKERVETLDRKVAVIAETAETLADIIDTRRSLRLELIVVILIAIEIATSFYQIFLGKGAH, from the coding sequence ATGATCGATTCAGAACTCACAGGCCGCATCTCGGTTCACGCCCTCCACCTTGGCGACCGGATCAACACGTCGGGCTACGAGGGCGATATCATTTCAGCGAATCCCCTTGCCGTTCGTGCCGGGGCGCGCGGCGCGGCGATTCTCTTCCGCTATGGCGTTGCGGTTCTGGTGGGCCTGACCGCCGCAGAAGAGGCTGCCTTTCTCGATTCCGTCGCTGGCCGGATCCTGGGCCGGATCGGACAGGCAGAGGAAGAAAGCACGACCGTCGAGATCGCCGGCGGCGCAGACGACCAGATCGCCGCAGGCGGCCCGATCAAACTTGGCGACATGTCGTCGCCGCGAATCCTGATCGTCGCAGACGTGCTGGCCAAGAGCGTTGCGCTGGCCAGCGACGAGCGCGAGGTGACCAAGGTCTTCGGCATTATCGAACCCTTTGCCGCCGAACTGGCCACCCGCGGACGAACCCGCCGCAATCGAACCGAGATCCTGAAACTGATCGGCAACGCCTTGCTGGTGCAGCACCGGGTATCCGGTCGCGTTGCGGTGGCGGAGAAGCCCGACGCGTTGTGGGATCGCCCCGATCTGGAGCGGCTCTATGCCCGGCTGGAAGACGAGTACGAGTTGAAGGAGCGGGTCGAAACGCTCGATCGAAAGGTCGCGGTCATTGCCGAGACGGCAGAGACATTGGCTGATATCATCGACACCCGACGCTCGCTTCGACTGGAACTCATCGTCGTGATCCTCATCGCGATCGAAATCGCCACAAGCTTCTACCAGATTTTCCTTGGCAAGGGCGCGCATTAG